A segment of the Leptolyngbya sp. CCY15150 genome:
ACCAGGTCGCGCCACCAAACACCAAGTCGCCCACCAACCAGGGGTCTAGCAAAATGCGCTTGCCGCCAAGTTCAATCAGCCAACTGTTGCTGTCTAGCCAGGTTACATGCATGGGAACTCGCCAATAGGTCTACTCCTTAATTGTAAACACTTGTTACGTGCTGTGTTGGTCGAGGCGATCTAAACTGGTAGACCGGGGGACTAGACGCTAGCTGTTTGGCGATCGCCCGAGAACACCCCCAAATCCATCGTTTCTGGAGCGCAACTAGCCCCAGCATGTATGGTATGATCCTCAGTTTGTGACGTCTTGTGGTGATGGATCGGTTGAGTGCGGTCGTGCTCATGGCATGGTCTATTGTCCACCAGGCAAGGTTCAGACTTCAGCTAGCCCAAGATGGCTAAGACTCACAATTTGCCAACCGTGGGGGTCACGTCCTGCCCGGTTTTCGAGAAAAGTTGCGACTTCCTCTCGCCCTGATCACTTGTTTCACGAGGTTTAGAATGGCCAAACGCCGCAATCCGAAAAAAGAAAAAGCACTTAGAAACCAAGCCTACGCCCGTAAGTTCCGCAAACGTTCATCCGGTCGCTTTAGCCGCAATAGACGCTACGGCAACAACAGTTCGTCTGGTGGAGATGACGAGAGCAACTCGGATGAGTCGGAAGAAACGGAAGGTTCGTCTAATAACTAGACGATCTGAGCCGTGATCCCTTCCGGATTCATGAAGTCTATACACCGATCGGGTGAGTCGTTCCAGGCAACCTGATCTGTCTTGTAGGGTGGGCAATGCCCACCCTATTTGTGCTTTTAGGGGCCGTGCCTGCTGCATCGCATTCTGGAACCCTATCTAAGCGGATTCCGCTGAGGAGCGATCGCACAGTGCCTGTACCAACTCATGAAAGGAGAGCGCCGCTGGCGTATCTCCCAGTTTTTGCTGGAAATAGGTTGCCGCCTGCAGGCCCGAGGCGATCGCTCCTCCCACCTGCTGTCCTCCACACCAATCGCCACTACAGAGGAGCGGCAGCGGGGTTTGGGTGGCAATGTAGGGGCCTGGGTAGGGTCGCTGAGCAAAGGCATAGCGCCAGCGATGGACGTAGAGATCCACAGGCTGATCGAGCCAATCGTACAGCGCTTGAGCTGCCTGCTGTACGAGGATCATACCTGCTGGCTGCAGATCCTGAGCGTTTTGGTACTGGTCGGCAAAGGCGGCTGTGCTTTGAAAGACAAACACCGGCGGGGTAGCCTTATCCGGTATCAGGCTTGGACGTTTACTGGTTTCAAAGGAAATCCAGGCTAGATCGGGGTGGGTATCAAACTGAATGCCGTGCCAAGCCTGGGAATAGTCTAAAAATTCTCCCTGCTCATGGCTGTAGGTGGCGATCGCACTGATGCAGGGGGAAAACTCCACCGCTCGCACGGCATCCAACACGGGCAGAGGCAGCCCCAAGGGCGTCAACGGCGTCAGCAAGTCAACCGCCTGAGGCGCGGGAATGGCTAGCACTAGCGCATCGGCCCAAGTGTCAGGTTGCTCGTCTTCAAACGTGATCTGCCAGCCCTGCTTGGCCACCGGGGCGATCGCGGTCACCCGATGTTGGCGGCGAATATCTAGCCCCACGGCCAGCCATTTGGCAACCGCATTCACACCCTCTCGGGCGATATAACGACGGCTAGGAGCCAGAAAATGGCAGCTTCCATCCGACAACATTTGAGCGATCGCCCCCCGCCAAGCTCGCACCACATGGTGATCATGGAGCACTCCCAAGAGGTAGCGTAGGGCTTCCCCCTCTGGCTCCAGGTAGCGAACGCCGTGGTCAGCACAGGTGCTAGCCAGACGCCTTGTGGCCATGCGTCCTCCCACACCGCGAGACTTTTCATAAACCACAACCTGATGCCCGTACTGCTGGAGTGCCTGCGCACATACCAAACCCGCTATTCCTGCGCCTACCACTCCAATCGTTGCCATACGCTCACTATCGCTTAATGCACTGACGTTTAGATTACCGCGTCTTTTACCGGTGCGTCTGCTGTCTGCCGGGCATGGCACCCAAGCAGATCAGGACAGGTTACCCAGCCTTCGTTTAGACATGACTAGATTTGACCCATTTGACCCCTGGGAGATCGGCAGAACTTGAGCCGACCTTGGTAGACTGAAAACAATCCTAGGGCGATCGCCTCGTCCTTGGTAATCCTGACTCACATGACGTGGATGGGCCAGGCAGACCGGGAAGACCGCTTGTTGGTGTAGGTTTACTGCTGGTTGGAGGATGCTTGCGTGGATGAATTGAGAACCGCTCTAGAATTAGCAACGGATGAAGAACTCTCGGGGTTAACCAACGTTCTTTTCCACCGTCAGCTTAACCCGCTGGACTATCTCTGTGCGCCCGATCCCATCGATGTGCAAAGTCAAGATCGCTTGACCTGGCTAGATAGCGTAGAAGAACGCTTTCGCTTCCTAGCAGCGGATGGTGTGACGGTGATTCGTGGTCAGTCTGCCCAAGTCAGCTACCGGCAAGTGCTCATCCAAGTCTGTCGATACCTGAAAATTCCCTACTCTCAAGATTTCTCCACCCTCGACCTAGAATCCGAAATTTTTCTCCATTTACTGCAGCGGGCCTGCAAAAGCATGAACGCTGACGAACGCCGCCAGCTCAATCAGCGGATGCAGCGATCGCTCTCCCAACTACAATTTGCTCAGCCCCTGCCTGCCAACCTGCAGCAGAATCCCATGGGCGTGCTGCTGAAGGGAAGCAGTGCCCTTGCCCTCAGCGCCGTAGTGCGTCCGCTGGTCTTGCAGCAGCTAGCCCGCCAAATTGCCATCCACATGGCCACCTATCAAGTTGCTCAGCAGGCGATCGCCAAAGGTGGGGTGGCGATCGCCACCCAAATTCAGGCCCGCGCCGCCATGCAAACCGCCACCCGAGGCATTGTCCTCAACACGGCTCGCTACACAGCGGTGCGCAGCGTCTTAGCCGTGCTTGGCCCCGCCATGTGGGCTTGGTTCTTCGCCGATCTAGGCTGGCGGGCGATCGCCACTAACTACGGACGCATCATTCCCGTCGTCTTTACCCTGGCCCAAATTCGCCTAACCCGAGCCGACTGTTTTGGCACCGCCTGAGCCCTGACGGATCCCAAAACCAACCCTAGGGGGTTTCTTGACGGCTAAGCGATCGCTAGAATAGCTCAGTAGGCCGGCTAACGCTGAGGGGTTTAAGCCGTTACTTAGCCGTTACGTTTTCATAGATCATCCTGTGAGAGAGACACGGTTGTGACGACTGGTCATTCTGCCCAACAATCTACCCCCGCCACTGCGCTCAACTACTACCAACTGTTGGGCACCGATCCGTCGGCCTCCCCCCAAGCCATTCGCCAAGCCTACCGAGATCTCAGTAAGCTCTATCATCCAGACACAACAACCCTACCGGCAGCGATCGCAACGGCCAAGTTTCAAGACCTCAACGAAGCCTACGCCACCCTAAGCAGTCCCGATCGCCGCCTCACCTACGACATGAAGATGGGCTATTCTCGGGTATCCGTGATGCGTCCCCAGCCGTCTCTCTCCGAAACGGCCGCCTTCCGCAAGTCGTCTGCCTACCTCGATCCCATCGATCGCCCCCTCTCTGCCGGGGAGCTGTTTGCCCTGTTGATTTTGACGGTGACCTTTATTGGCTGTGTGCTGCTGGCGATCGCTGTGGGCCTGACTCGGGGAGAAGTCACCCTCCAAACTCCGGTGCCTGTGGTGCAGACCCAACCCACCCTCACCGTCCCAGCTCCATCACTGTCTACCAATCTACCGTCGTCTACCGATCCGCTCTCTACAGCTCCCCCAGCATTTGACCTGTCGCCCCAGCCAGCAGGGTTGCAGCCTGAGCGATCGGGGTTGGGAGAGTGACAGTTCGATACAATTGTATACACTTCCCCTCCGCGCCGGGGATAGCTCTGATTTGCCGTTTACCCTAGCGATAGGTCATGCCATGACATTACCGTCTACAGACACACCGTTATATAACCATCCATTACCCGATATTGAGCAGTGGCTTGCCTCCAAAGGCTGTCAGCAAGATGTCACCAACCTACATTGCTGGTCGTTGCATACGCCCGATTGGCAGGCCGAGATCACCATGGAGGTCGATTCCCTGGTGGTTCGCTATCTAAACGCCAGCGAGGATGGAGAAGATATTCAGCGCTCCTTCAAATATTCCCTAACCCGGCAAGACTTGGAGGAGGTGATCTTTTCCGATCCGCTGACTACATCCAAGCAAGATGCCTAGACAGTCCTAGGATAGTCTCCAAGGACAGTTTCCAAGACAGGATCTCTAGGGATGACTACGCCGTCGCGGAAAATAGGTCTAACGGCAAATGCCCATACATCTCGTTCAGTCCTTCCGCATAGGCAGATTGGCAGGACACGAGTACACCCCGGTGATCGCCAACATAGCGATCGCTGTAGAGCAGACCAGTTTTGGGATTGAACTTGATGTAGACAGGGCCGTCGATGGCCGTTAAGCCATCGGGCTGAACGGGATAGCCTAGGGCCGTTGCGTAGGCGACGAGGGCTGTCCTACCCTGATCTAGATGGTCGGCACAGATACCTAAGATTTGATAGTCGCTGTGCTGCGCCACCTGCTTGAGGGCTGCCTGCACCTGTTGGGGCGTGCTGGCGACGGGGTCAGAGCGATCGTAGTCAAACTGCTGGAGCATGGCTTGAGCCTGCTCTAGGGATAGGTTCTCAGAATTGGTTTGGATCATAGCGATCGCTCTCCTCTTGGGTCAAGCAGCTTGCATGGTGCCGGGTGCGGCTGCCTTGATTCAGCCCGGCCTTGTCTTCACAATAAAACAAGAGCATCCCTGCTCAACGTATTAGCGATAAAAATCTATGACCAACTCGGATTCTAGCTCCACCTCCATGACCCGCCTGCGCAACTTAGTGGTTGTGCTCGTCGCCGTAGCGCTGTCGGTCTCGGTCTTTTTAGGTATTCAAACCAAGTCTACGGGAACCTCCCTGGCTGCCCTTGCCGAAGCATCGGTTCCCCTAGACCTGGCGTTGACCAACGGCAAGCCAACGCTGGTGGAGTTTTACGCGAACTGGTGTACCTCGTGCCAAGCCATGGCCGGCGACATGGGAACGCTCAAGCAGACCTACAGCGATCGCCTCAACTTTGTCATGCTGAACGTAGACAATACCAAATGGCTGCCGGAAATGCTGCACTATCAAGTGGACGGCATTCCCCATTTTGTCTTTCTCGACCCTCAGGGGGAAGCGATCGCCAGCACCATTGGTGAACAGCCGCGGCCGGTGATGGCTGCGAATCTCGATGCGCTAATCGAAGGCGGCCCCTTGCCCTACCTGCAAGGCCGGGGTCGTGTTTCGGATGTGGAAACTCGCACCGTGGCACCATCCAGCAACGATGATCCCCGCAGCCACGGCAGTCAGGTCGTATCGCCCACGTAGATAGTTTTAGGGTACGGGCGTAATGGAGATGCGATCGCCCACGTCTAGACCCAGCTCTTCCGCCCGGCCGCCGCGCAGCTCAATCACCTGGGTGACTTGGGTATCGGGGCCGTAGGTGGGGCAGACGGCCTCTCGACAGGGCGGCACATCCTGGGCGATCGCCACCACCTCATCCCCAGCCAGGAAAATCATATCCAGGGAAATCTCAACATTCCGCATCCAAAACCGCGTAAACCGAGGGCGATCGAAGGGAAACAGCATCCCCCGGTCGTCGGGCAGGCTGGTGCGATACATCAAACCTAGGGCTTGCTGGTCTGGAGTTTGGGCCACTTCCAGCTCAATCACCTCCCCAGCAATCAGGGCCGTGGCGGTAATCGGCAAGGATTGGGCCTGGTCGTTAAGCTCAGGACTCTGGGATGTCTCAGAGGGCGGTGCTGTATCGGGAGAAGAAACGGTCACGGGCGGTTTGCTTGCAGGAGTGGACTCAGCCGTCGAGGGAGCCGCACAGCCCATGCTCATGATACTGAGGCTGATCATGAGGGCGATCGCAGAAGCAGAGTAAACCATAGCTTGCAGTTTTAAGTACATCAACGCTAGGCAGTGGTTGAGATCTCAAGCGATCGCGGTGGCCCAAACTGGCTCCATTCCCCTATTCGCTTGGATCTACACTCCACCCGCACTAATTGGACAAGTTGTTTGTGTCGGGATTTCGATCGCTATCCACCGGGATAGACGCGACCCATTATTTCATCCATGCTCAACCCTTGGTCAACCATGAGGGAACAGGTGTAGTTCAGCAGACGGCTAACGCGAACCTTAGGTTTCACGCAGCACATACCCAACCCCGCGCACGGTTTGAATCAGCCGCTTATCGCCATCATGTTCAATCTTGAGGCGCAGGTAGCGCACATACACCTCAATGACATTCGATTCACCCACGAAGTCATACCCCCAAACATTTTCAAGGATTTGCTCCCGCGTCAGTACATCCCTTGGATGTTCCATGAGAAACTTGAGCAGCTCAAATTCCTTCATCGTCAAGTCAATGGTGCGATCGCCCCGAATAGCTTGACGGGTGGATAGATCCAAAATCAAATCCCCAAAGCGTAGCTGCTCTGCATTGGGCGTGTCCGGCTGAAGGTAGAACCGGATGAGCCGCAGAAAATCATCCACGCGGTAGGGTTTGAGGAAATAGTCATCGGCTCCAGCAGCCAGGCAAGCCACCCGATCTTCCACCGACTCGCGCACCATCATCAAGACAATGGGAATGCGGCTACCGGAAGCCCGCAATTGCTCACAAAGTTCTATGCCCGATTCATTGGAGAGCATTCGATCCACCACAATCAAAGCTGGCTGAAACTCTTTGACCTGCTGAAGACCGACCATCGCATTACGGGCGATCGCCGGTTCATAGCCAGCTTCTTGGAGGTCGAGGCCAATCTGCTGAGCCAGAACATCATCTGTCTCAACCAGTAGGATTCGAGGGGGTTGATCAGCGATCGTTAAGTTCATCCCGATGTCGCTCACGCGGTAGAGCAGCTCCACTATTAAGAGGGTTACGTTACGCTAAAAAGACAAAAGCTGCTGAAACTGAAGGTCTCCAGCGAGTCTTACTTTATCATTGCGATGGATCACCACACTGATAACCCGCCATCATTCTAACGATGGTTGGTGCAATCAGGATGGTCAGTGCCATCAGGATAGCTGATTCTTGGATCGATCGACCGTGGTGATGAAGCTGAGAGTGCTGCGAACCCTTAATGCTTAGTTCTTGCTTCACCAGCTATGGCCTGGGCCCATATCGTTCTGTCACCCGCAAGGTCGGTTTGGTTGGCCACCCACAGATCTCGAAAACTTTCAGCCCAAGGCTCTTTTGGTATACCCTAGTTCACTCATCCTTCAGAGCCGCGTTGTGTAATATCTATGTCGATAGCCCGCCTCCTCAGTGCAATTGTTGCGATTATCCTGGCTCTTGGGATGATCTTTTTGGGTGGATGGTATTTCACGGCTGGGTTTGGCATCATTGTTTACCTCGGTCTACAAGAATACTTCCAGCTCGCTCGGGCTAAAAGCATCGCGCCTGCTGCCAAAACGACATTGATTGCTAGCCTCACCATGCTAGTCGTCGCTACTTTTTCCTCAGAGCTAGCCGATGCTGTCATGCCCGTCGCAGGCACCGTGATTTGCTTTTATCTCCTCTTCCAACCCAAATTTGCCACGATCGCTGACATTGCCACGTCGGTCATGGGCTTATTTTATGGCGGCTATCTCCCCAGTTATTGGGTACGACTGCGATCGCTGGAAAGCAACGCGGCCAGCTTGCCACTCTGGGGAGATTGGCCGCAAAACGGCTGGGCCCTGGAAGATCTCCCCCTAGGGCTAACCCTGACGCTGATTACCTTTGCCTGCATCTGGGCAGCGGATATTGGGGCCTATGTGTTTGGCAAACTCTATGGCAAAACTCGGCTCTCCGACCTCAGCCCCAAGAAGACCGTCGAGGGGGCTGTGTTTGGCATCACCGGCAGTATGCTCGTGGCGATCGCTGGGGCAAGGCTCCTAGAGTTTCCAGCGTTTTGGCTCACGGGAATTGCCCTAGGACTTCTGATTGGCGTAGCCAGCCTAATGGGCGACCTGACAGAATCCATGATGAAACGCGATGCCGGGGTCAAAGACTCCGGGCAGCTCATTCCCGGTCATGGCGGCATTTTGGATCGCACCGACAGCTATGTGTTCACCGCCCCCTTGGTCTACCATTTTGTCACCCTGCTACTACCTCTCTTGGGCTATACACGCTAGGGCTAAGACGTTCGCTTGTCTAAACCTATGCCATTTAAAAACCCAGGATGCGATCGCATCCTGGGCAGGCGTTTTGATAAGCCAGTCTTGATAAAAGGGTGACTGACGGTATTGAACTAAGATACCTACACCATAGTCAATCCACGATAAAGAACTATTCATAACAACGTCTTTCTTGATAATCCGTGATGATCTGCAACATTTAGCGATCCTTGATACAAACCTGAGTTCGATGACGTTATGAGTAGAAAACTCTATGAGTAGAAAACTCTATAGACAGAACCCTTATCCACCATGAAGAAGGGGTTGGACGACCCAGTCATCCAACCCCAAATCCATAGAATCTAATCGTCTGCGAAACAGGCTTAACAGAACTGGACTAACAGAGCATCCATCCTATCTAGGGAGAGCGATCGCCCTCCACTTCTCTATTGCTCAGTCGAACACTCCAACATCCGGAGAGTAGCAGCAGCAGCATAGTTCCGTTGAGCAGCGCTATCCGGTGCAAAGTTGCTTCCCCGCTCGTTCAAGGGCGAGGCAACGCCGCAGTAGGTAGACATTTGGCTAATCAGGGGGTTGGCCCAATGGCCATTAATGTCAGTGAAGTTGAACGACGCTTGATTACCTGGCAACGTCGTAGGCTGACCTTGGAGGGTCTGAGCATATTCTGCAGCGCGCCGGAGCACCGCCATCAGTTCTGCGCGGGTCACGGCTTGGGTCGGGCGGAAGTTGCCATCTTGATAGCCGGTGACGATGCCGCTTTGTTGGGCAAACTGGATCTTCGCTGCGCTCCAGCGAGAGGATGCCACATCGGGGAAGGGGTTACGGGAGGTAGCCGTAGGCAGTTCCATTTCCACGTCGGGCAAGGTTTGCAGCGACTCTAGCACCATGGAGACCAGTTGTTCCCGCGTCAGTTGGGCTTGGGGGCGGAAGGTGTTGTCTTCCATGAATCCGGCAATGAAGCCCATGGACACAGCGGTATTGATTTCCTGAGCATAGATATCGTTGGCAATGTCGCGGAAGCTAGAGTCGCCACCGGGATTGGGATCGGGCGCAGCGCCACCATCATCATAGGTGAGGTACACATGACCCAGGGTGCGTCCGTCATAGGTGCGCTTGGTGAACCGCCAGCCATCATCAAGGCTCAGTTTGGCGAAGTTATTGGTGACACCGTTGGAGCGACCAATTTCCAGGGTTTCACCCTGACCTCGGAAGGGAACGCCTACCAAAACCATTTCGCCATCCTTGCGGGTGACCCGTAGGCTGTACTGGGTTCCTAGGTCTTCACCATTCATGCGAATGGAGTAGCCATTACTATCCGTGCTGCGACCGCAGATGCCGGTGAAATCAAAGCTCAGCAAGAGGGGATCGATTTCAACGGGAGCATTACCCACTTCATTCCAGCAGCTTCGGGAATTGGAGACTTGTTCGAGGATCAAAAGCTGGTGAGAACTGCCGCCGCCAATGGGGGATGCCACGGCGACAAATTTGTTTTGATCAACGTCTTGCTGACCGAAGGGGCTGGAGGCGATCGCTGGGATAGCTGAGAACGCGCTCACGGAGATGGTAGTAGCAGCAGCGGTCAGGGCAGCGATGCGGTGGAGGAACGATTTCATAGATGACTCCTTAACAGATAGACGAGATTCTTTGGATGGGCAAGAACGTTGGTGTCTCTTGCGATGAATTCATCATCATCTAGCTGCCTAGGGGTTGGGGGGGGCGATCGGTCGGCTTTTTCAACTGGGCCAGATCGCCATCTTGGTCAGAACTGTTATTGCTCTAGACCCATAGCACTCAAACCCTTACAGATAAAGGGCTAACAAGCGATCGCCCCTCAGGGAGAGCATCATCTCCTCCAAGGGGCGATCGGGGGCCAGTTGGCCATCTGTCCTGTGGTATGGAACCTGTGGGGTAGACCTACAGGTCTTCCTCAGGCAGGGTCTGGGGCTGTCAGCGTGGGTTCAAGGGTGGCATAAACGGCCTCTACCTGGTCTGCCGCTTCCGCTGTAGCCGCAATCAACAGCAACAACACCCGCCCTGGCACCTGCCGCGCCAGCATCACCCCCTGCATGGGCTGAGTATTGCGGCCCATGGTGAGCGTTCCAGTCCAGGGCAGGCGGGCTCCATCGGTGACTGGCTCAAAAGCACCGACCTGCAACCCTTCCCCAGTACGGAAGGTATCGATCGCCACCTGAGATAGGGCTCCTGCATTCAAGTTCACATCAGCGGCACGGGGACGCAGGGCGACCGTGTAGGCCAGGGTGCGATCGGGGGATTCAAAAATGGGCACCCCCGCCAGCATGGTTTGGGTATAGTCTGCCAAGAGACCCACCTGAAAGCGCTGGCCTGGATCTTGATAACCCTCTTCTGCTAACGCCAAGCTAGGAGCTGGCGAGGTGGTGGCTTCAGGACTAGCCGGAGGTTCCTCAGCCGCTGTTGCCGGAGTCGCTGCTTCTGGAGATTCGTCAGCCGCTCCCTCCTCAGCCACCGGTGCCGGAGCTTCGCCAGCCGCTTCTGGGACTTCCTCAGCCGCCGGTGCCTCTTCTGAGACGGCCTCCGGTGTAGCAGGCGCTGGATCTTGGGCATAGACGGGCAGATACCACGGCTGTCCCTGCAGCAGAATCATCACAGCAGCCGTAAGACCAATTAAACCAATGAACCATTGGGTACGTTTCATAGGGTAGAGATGACGCAGTAGGACAGAACGAGATGATTAGCGACCAATGATACTGGTGGGTTCGCCCAGTAGACCGAAGAACACCCCTGCAACACAGCCGGTCATTAAGGTGGCGAGAGTCGCGCCCCAGAGAGCCTTGAAGCCTAGGGCAGAGATTTCGGAGCGCCGCTCTGGCACCAGCGCCGACAGACCTCCCACAAAGATGCCGTAGGACGCAAAGTGGGCAAACCCGCAGAGCACGTAGCTCACAATTAACAGGGAGCGATCGCTAATGGCTCCCGATTGGGATAATCCATTGAGGGCTAGGTAGGGGGGAATGTTGGTTTCAAAGAGCCGTTGCCCAATGAGAGTGGATGCCAGCCAAAGGTTTTGCCAATCTAGCGCCACTCCCGTTAAGAAGGTGAGAGGCAGGAAGAGCATCGCCATCAGGTTGCGCAACGGCTGCTGCAGGAATTCGGACAGCAGGGGGTTAACGTCTGCGCCATCGATCCACACGGCGATTTGGTTGAAGGGAGCGTTAAACAGCGCGATGACGCCAAGAATAGCAATCAAAACCGCTGCAATCCCCACGGCCATCTTCACCCCATCTAGGGCTCCAATGATCAAGCTATCCACCGGGGACGGCCGGTTCTCCGGGTTCCCTTCTGTCACATCATCAGGCACATGCCCCATGGTCTCGGGTTCGCCTATTTCGGGCACCAGCAGCTTGGAAATCACAAAGCAGGCGGGAATGGTCAAAATTGAGGCTGAGACCAAATGCCCAGCAATGTCGGGAAAGCTGCCCCGCAAAAATCCGGCATAGAGTCCTAAGACCGATGAAGCAATGGATCCAAAACAACTGGTGAGAATGGCGCAGAGTTCACTGCGGGTCATTTTCGGCAAGAAGGGCTTGACGGCGATCGCTGATTCGATGCCGACAAAAATATTGGCTGCTCCCGCTAAAGCCTCCGCGCCACTAATGTTCATGGTGCGTTTGAACACCCAGGCAAACACCCGCACCACGGGCTGAATGATATTGAGCCGATAGAGCAGAGCAACCAGCGCCGCAAAAAAGATCACCTGGGGTAATGCTCGAAAGGCTAGCACATAGGAGAAGCCTGGGTTTAAGGTATCTGGGCTAAGGCGATCGCCTGGAATGGCCACATAGGCATCCCCCACCGCCCGCGCAATCCAGCGACCGGCAGGCCCCGGCCCCGGATTGGCGACGGGATCTACAGCCAGGATGGATGTTGGCCCACCAAAGAGAAACTTAGCGCCAGCTTCCGAGGCATCGAGAATGGGGTTAATAATGTTGTTGATGCCATCAATCAAGTAGCTGCCTACTCCGAAGACCAGGATGCCCACCAACAATTGCAGCGTAATCCCAACAATTAAAACGTTCCATTGAATCACTCGGCGGTGTTCGGAGCCAAGCCAAGCAATGAAGCAAAGAACAAAAATCCCGACTAATGAAATGAGATTAAGGAGAAGGTTCACAGGTTTGACTGACTCCACGATAATTCGCAGGCTGCTGCAGAGGATGAATGCAGCGATCGCCACCGCCCTTCGACGTTGACTCTAGGGAATCATAGTATGATTTCTTGACGTTGCACGGCAGAAAGTTTGCGTTTTTTTGCAATCTAGACCGCAGCATCTTTGGGTGCAGAACGTGGATCCATCCCCTCATGGTTACGCCTGCCCTCCACCCCGGTGTCTAGAGCGGTAAAGACTAGTAGCGATCGCTCCCCAACGTCCAGATGCGAGTAGACCTGATAAGCTAAAGGCAGTCTTTCCGCCGACTCTGCTCCCACCGATGAGTCGAACCAGGTGCCCCTGTATCCAAGCCTTTGACCCAAGCGATCGCCCCGAAACACAGGGTATAGCCAGCATGATCACCCATACTTCCAGCTCGCTAATTCATGGATGCTTTTGACCCGACGCCGCCTCAATGGACTGAACCAGCCATTCATGCCCTGTCTTTTTGCTGTCCTCGCTGCGGCGCATCATCACAGCAGGCCAACCATGTATGGATTAACCGCCGCGCTCCCGTGATCAGCGATGACTATCGCCGTAAGTGGCAAGAGTTTTATGATTGTGAATGCGGTCAAGCTTGGTGGGCCTGGAGTAGCGATCGCCCGCCTCAGGATTGGCAGAAAAAAGATGGGGACGAGCCCTAGTACTGCAAGACAGAAGAACGAAGACAGAAAAACGAAGATAGAAAAACGAAAAGGAAGTCCAGGACACGCCAGGGTTCCCGTCTCAGCCCATAGGCGGGTTACTGACGCCTCAGGTACTAGAGCGATCAAGGACAGCTCCCTTGGGTACTCTACAGATTAGGGGCCAAGCAATTGAGCGATCGCCCGGTCTGCAATAGTCCGGACAGGGCGATTCCATCCTGGAATAAGCAAGCACAGATTGAGATGCAGGAGCCCATCATCTTTGGGTCTACTCGACGTTTTCGGGTCTACTTGACCATGAGCCTCCCTCCGTAGCCGTCGTCGCTCCTGCTTGCCAATCCTCAGTGAGATGCTCGTGTGAAGGAACTTTAGCCATGGCCAATGCAGAACACTTAGCGCTACTGAAGCAGGGCGTAGACGTATGGAACCACTGGCGAGGTACCTATCCGGCCTATGTCGATCTATCCGACGCGGATCTTCAAGGCATTCAGCTCCAGCGGGCTAATCTCAGCCAAACGGATTTCAGCAACGCCAATCTCAGCCAAGCCAATCTATCTCGGGCTGACCTCGGTCGGGTGATTTTGAGCGATGCCAATCTCACAGACGCCAACCTCAGTGAGGTCTACCTAGGCGAAGCCTACGTCAGCAATGCCAACCTGCGGGGCGCAAATCTCAGTGAAGCGGTACTGCGAGAGGCAATCTTTAGTGAAGCCTGTTTAGTGGGCTGCAACTTGGGTCATACGGATTTAAGACAATCTAACTTTCAGCGTGCCAATCTCAGTGATGCTAATTTGAGCGCCGCTGACCTT
Coding sequences within it:
- a CDS encoding DUF3747 domain-containing protein, with protein sequence MKSFLHRIAALTAAATTISVSAFSAIPAIASSPFGQQDVDQNKFVAVASPIGGGSSHQLLILEQVSNSRSCWNEVGNAPVEIDPLLLSFDFTGICGRSTDSNGYSIRMNGEDLGTQYSLRVTRKDGEMVLVGVPFRGQGETLEIGRSNGVTNNFAKLSLDDGWRFTKRTYDGRTLGHVYLTYDDGGAAPDPNPGGDSSFRDIANDIYAQEINTAVSMGFIAGFMEDNTFRPQAQLTREQLVSMVLESLQTLPDVEMELPTATSRNPFPDVASSRWSAAKIQFAQQSGIVTGYQDGNFRPTQAVTRAELMAVLRRAAEYAQTLQGQPTTLPGNQASFNFTDINGHWANPLISQMSTYCGVASPLNERGSNFAPDSAAQRNYAAAATLRMLECSTEQ
- a CDS encoding nucleoside transporter C-terminal domain-containing protein, with product MNLLLNLISLVGIFVLCFIAWLGSEHRRVIQWNVLIVGITLQLLVGILVFGVGSYLIDGINNIINPILDASEAGAKFLFGGPTSILAVDPVANPGPGPAGRWIARAVGDAYVAIPGDRLSPDTLNPGFSYVLAFRALPQVIFFAALVALLYRLNIIQPVVRVFAWVFKRTMNISGAEALAGAANIFVGIESAIAVKPFLPKMTRSELCAILTSCFGSIASSVLGLYAGFLRGSFPDIAGHLVSASILTIPACFVISKLLVPEIGEPETMGHVPDDVTEGNPENRPSPVDSLIIGALDGVKMAVGIAAVLIAILGVIALFNAPFNQIAVWIDGADVNPLLSEFLQQPLRNLMAMLFLPLTFLTGVALDWQNLWLASTLIGQRLFETNIPPYLALNGLSQSGAISDRSLLIVSYVLCGFAHFASYGIFVGGLSALVPERRSEISALGFKALWGATLATLMTGCVAGVFFGLLGEPTSIIGR
- a CDS encoding pentapeptide repeat-containing protein → MANAEHLALLKQGVDVWNHWRGTYPAYVDLSDADLQGIQLQRANLSQTDFSNANLSQANLSRADLGRVILSDANLTDANLSEVYLGEAYVSNANLRGANLSEAVLREAIFSEACLVGCNLGHTDLRQSNFQRANLSDANLSAADLRYADFSAANLATAHLRWANLSHANLNQANLQAANLSGANLAFVTLVQALCRATIFNLSELEQADFSQADLSEASLVGANLLNATFTGVDLRQIDLRGATQVPMDLTVNTSV